The proteins below come from a single Microthrixaceae bacterium genomic window:
- a CDS encoding GNAT family N-acetyltransferase translates to MGLGSSLLRHRVALAASLGARSVTVDVLGWNERSRAMIERVGFEYERSWPSRWEPGHTVLGYRLWCTR, encoded by the coding sequence ATGGGGCTTGGTTCGTCGTTGCTGCGGCACCGGGTCGCACTCGCCGCCAGCCTCGGGGCGAGGAGTGTCACCGTCGACGTCCTGGGGTGGAACGAACGCTCCCGAGCGATGATCGAACGCGTCGGATTCGAATATGAGCGGTCCTGGCCCTCGCGGTGGGAACCGGGCCACACCGTGCTCGGTTACCGGCTCTGGTGCACCCGGTGA
- a CDS encoding acyl-CoA dehydrogenase family protein, protein MDFSMSPALLELADEARTVAREFTADLDITEDSWLRGVDVKFPRVMAEHGWLGMTWPTEWGGGGRSALERFVVVEALISEGAPLATAWFADRQIGPTLLQFGTDAQRREFLPDLVAGSSKWCVGMSEPDAGSDVASLRTRADRDGDDWIVNGSKVWTSGAAESDWCYLIARTDQNAKPHAGLSEFIVDLRSPGVEIRTIHDMSDDHHFCEVIFDDVRIGGDRLVGTENAAFKQIMRQMEHERGGIDRLVSNRRLYLDARDRADISDPRVRNEIGRLEGGYRIGRHLVLREVMGQAPQGFSAVTKTWCTEFEQRVAEFCVASFGAEAMLWNRASRNICYAPGYTIMGGTTQILRNIIAERILGLPR, encoded by the coding sequence ATGGACTTCTCGATGTCGCCCGCGCTGCTCGAACTGGCCGACGAGGCCCGTACGGTTGCCCGCGAGTTCACCGCCGATCTCGACATCACTGAGGATTCCTGGCTTCGCGGCGTCGATGTCAAGTTCCCCCGGGTCATGGCCGAACACGGCTGGTTGGGTATGACCTGGCCGACCGAGTGGGGTGGCGGTGGGCGCAGTGCGCTCGAACGATTCGTCGTCGTCGAGGCGCTCATCTCCGAAGGCGCTCCCCTCGCCACCGCCTGGTTCGCCGATCGCCAGATCGGCCCGACGCTGTTGCAGTTCGGCACCGACGCCCAGCGTCGCGAATTCCTCCCCGACCTCGTCGCCGGCAGCTCGAAGTGGTGCGTGGGCATGAGCGAGCCCGATGCCGGTTCCGACGTTGCCTCGCTACGGACCCGAGCCGATCGCGACGGCGACGATTGGATCGTGAACGGCTCGAAGGTGTGGACCTCGGGGGCCGCGGAGTCGGACTGGTGCTACCTGATCGCCCGCACCGACCAGAACGCGAAGCCGCACGCCGGGCTGTCGGAGTTCATCGTCGATCTGCGCTCCCCCGGCGTGGAGATCCGCACGATCCACGACATGAGCGACGACCACCACTTCTGTGAGGTCATCTTCGACGACGTGCGCATCGGGGGCGACCGCCTTGTCGGCACCGAGAACGCCGCGTTCAAGCAGATCATGCGTCAGATGGAACACGAGCGCGGCGGCATCGATCGGCTGGTGTCGAACCGTCGCCTCTACCTCGACGCCCGCGACCGGGCCGACATCTCCGACCCGCGGGTTCGCAACGAGATCGGACGGCTCGAGGGTGGCTATCGCATCGGACGCCACCTCGTGTTGCGCGAGGTCATGGGCCAGGCACCGCAGGGGTTCTCGGCGGTGACCAAGACCTGGTGCACCGAGTTCGAACAGCGCGTGGCGGAGTTCTGCGTTGCGTCGTTCGGGGCCGAGGCCATGTTATGGAACCGCGCCAGCCGCAACATCTGTTACGCACCCGGCTACACGATCATGGGCGGCACGACGCAGATTCTGCGCAACATCATCGCTGAACGAATCCTCGGCCTCCCCCGCTGA
- a CDS encoding citrate synthase codes for MRHVSDSITITDNRTGEQVEVPIVNGAVDAKAWAKLLPGIWFLDPSFGATAATESAVTELDGEAGILRYRGYPIEQLAEHSSYLEVAYLLIYGELPTAEQFEKWRYDIVHHTYIHENVRKRFMEGFHYDAHPMGMLVSSAAALSTFYPEAKNIEDPANLDRQIVRLIAKMPTLAAGAYRFSVGMPFVYPDNSLDFTSNFLSMMWKIAEPRFDAHPVLSRALDILFILHADHEQNCSTTAMRTVGSSHADPYSSTAAAAAALYGPRHGGANEAVLRMLNEIGSVDNVASFIEAVKQGKGRLQGFGHRVYKNFDPRATIIKKTAYEVFEVTGKNPLLDIALKLEEVALGDDYFVSRKLYPNVDFYSGLIYQAMGFPLDMFTVLFAIPRTSGWLAHYKESLEQNSRISRPRQAYIGSEVRDYVPMTQR; via the coding sequence ATGAGGCACGTGTCAGATTCCATAACGATCACCGACAACCGCACTGGGGAACAGGTCGAGGTCCCCATCGTCAACGGAGCCGTCGACGCGAAGGCCTGGGCGAAGCTTCTTCCGGGGATCTGGTTCCTCGACCCGTCCTTCGGAGCGACGGCGGCCACCGAGAGTGCAGTCACCGAACTCGACGGCGAGGCGGGCATCCTCCGCTACCGGGGCTACCCGATCGAACAGCTCGCCGAACATTCGAGCTATCTCGAGGTCGCCTACCTGTTGATCTACGGCGAACTGCCCACCGCAGAGCAGTTCGAGAAGTGGCGCTACGACATCGTGCACCACACCTACATCCACGAAAATGTGCGCAAGCGGTTCATGGAGGGCTTCCACTACGACGCCCACCCGATGGGCATGTTGGTGTCCTCGGCCGCAGCGCTGTCGACCTTTTATCCAGAGGCGAAGAACATCGAAGACCCGGCGAATCTCGATCGCCAGATCGTGCGACTCATCGCCAAGATGCCGACCCTGGCCGCCGGCGCCTACCGGTTCTCGGTCGGGATGCCGTTCGTCTACCCCGACAACAGCCTCGATTTCACGTCGAACTTCCTGTCAATGATGTGGAAGATCGCCGAACCCCGCTTCGATGCCCACCCGGTGCTCAGCCGTGCGCTCGACATCTTGTTCATCCTCCACGCCGACCACGAGCAGAACTGTTCGACCACGGCGATGCGCACGGTCGGCTCGTCCCACGCCGATCCCTACTCCTCCACCGCAGCCGCCGCGGCCGCGCTCTACGGCCCCCGCCACGGCGGAGCCAACGAGGCCGTGCTGCGCATGCTCAACGAGATCGGCTCGGTCGACAACGTCGCTTCGTTCATCGAGGCGGTCAAGCAGGGCAAGGGCCGGCTTCAGGGCTTCGGGCACCGCGTCTACAAGAACTTCGATCCCCGCGCCACGATCATCAAGAAGACGGCCTATGAGGTCTTCGAGGTGACCGGCAAGAACCCGTTGCTCGACATCGCGCTCAAGCTCGAAGAGGTGGCGCTCGGCGACGACTACTTCGTGAGCCGCAAGCTGTACCCGAACGTCGATTTCTACTCTGGCCTCATCTACCAGGCGATGGGTTTCCCGCTCGACATGTTCACCGTGTTGTTCGCCATCCCCCGCACCTCGGGCTGGCTGGCGCACTACAAGGAGAGCCTCGAGCAGAACAGCCGAATCTCTCGCCCGCGTCAGGCCTACATCGGCTCCGAGGTGCGCGACTACGTCCCGATGACGCAGCGCTGA
- a CDS encoding LysR family transcriptional regulator: MDQRQLRALLAVGEHRSFSAAAKALNTVQSNVSTHVARLERELGVTLIDRAVNELTAEGRVVAERARRIDHEYEALASDVAAMRDVVTGSVRIGIIGTTARWIVPGFLTRLKAHYPQVRVVILDATTSSLVLHLAGGQLDLAIVNTPVEDPELSSEDLFVEQRILVVPLEHPLADRDSVTLAEVAKHEVLISAVGTSFRSELDEAAERVGVRFISKAEIDGMRLLASLAFSGYGAAVLPASAVPGTLDGAWRRVMISDISTRSVGLARRRRGLLSPAERAVAEVIREVVADEVPQQPGLALTGTP; the protein is encoded by the coding sequence ATGGACCAACGACAGCTCCGAGCATTGCTCGCTGTCGGGGAACACCGCAGCTTCTCCGCCGCAGCGAAGGCCCTCAACACCGTTCAATCCAACGTGAGCACCCACGTCGCCCGGCTCGAACGAGAACTCGGTGTGACGCTGATCGATCGGGCGGTCAACGAACTCACCGCCGAGGGTCGGGTCGTGGCCGAACGCGCCCGCCGCATCGACCACGAATACGAGGCGCTCGCCTCCGACGTCGCGGCGATGCGAGACGTGGTGACCGGATCCGTGCGCATCGGAATCATCGGAACGACGGCCCGATGGATCGTGCCCGGGTTTCTGACCCGGCTGAAAGCGCACTACCCCCAGGTTCGCGTCGTCATTCTCGATGCGACCACCTCCTCGCTGGTGTTGCATCTCGCCGGCGGGCAACTCGACCTCGCCATCGTGAACACCCCGGTCGAAGACCCCGAACTCAGCTCCGAGGACCTCTTTGTCGAACAACGCATTCTGGTGGTGCCACTCGAACATCCGCTCGCGGACCGCGACAGCGTCACCCTCGCCGAGGTCGCCAAACACGAGGTGTTGATCTCCGCGGTCGGAACGAGCTTTCGTAGCGAACTCGACGAGGCGGCCGAACGGGTCGGCGTGCGATTCATCTCGAAGGCGGAGATCGACGGGATGCGACTGCTGGCATCGCTGGCGTTCAGCGGCTACGGCGCCGCGGTGCTTCCCGCGTCGGCGGTGCCGGGAACACTCGATGGCGCCTGGCGTCGAGTGATGATCTCCGACATCAGCACCCGTTCGGTCGGGTTGGCGCGGCGCCGTCGGGGACTGCTGAGCCCGGCCGAACGCGCCGTTGCCGAGGTGATCCGCGAGGTGGTTGCCGACGAGGTACCCCAGCAACCGGGTCTCGCCCTCACCGGCACCCCCTGA
- a CDS encoding HAD-IB family hydrolase codes for MADSASASRPAKKRPPRRARTPKFSSAAIFDLDRTLLAGASGPVFSDALRRHGVINSPKLPIEPALFKMFDLFGENRPTMLLTKQGVRLAKGWNRAAVEAAALDATDELMSKILPYAITEIAQHRAAGRAIVMATTTPHHLVAPLAERLGVDVVLATRYGDEARDDGMVVFDGTVEGTYVWGKGKAEVVHAWAHEAGIDLADSYAYSDSYFDLPLLSMVGHPHAVNPDARLAAVALLRRWPIRSLATPPGVPSFAGYEPQQLALQLARPELLPFVSFRTYGTRRIPEAGPAIIVGNHRSYFDPLAIAVVLSKRGRQVRFLGKKEVFDAPLVGDVARAMGGIRVDRGTGSDAPLRAAEEALEAGDLVALMPQGTIPRGRAFFDPVLKGRYGAARLAQATGVPVIPVGLWGTEQVWPRSSKLPNVTNVLHPPTVSIRVGPPVELAHKSLEDDTERIMAAIMRQLPAAAREWREPTPEEIRRASKSGSLDDDLEHESDRRPGED; via the coding sequence GTGGCCGACTCAGCATCAGCATCACGTCCAGCGAAGAAGCGCCCGCCACGCCGGGCACGGACTCCGAAGTTCTCCAGCGCAGCGATCTTCGACCTCGACCGAACGTTGCTTGCAGGAGCAAGCGGTCCGGTGTTCAGCGACGCCCTTCGACGCCACGGGGTCATCAATTCGCCGAAACTTCCGATCGAGCCGGCGCTGTTCAAAATGTTCGACCTGTTCGGCGAGAACCGCCCGACGATGCTGCTGACCAAACAGGGAGTGCGCCTCGCCAAGGGATGGAACCGCGCCGCGGTCGAAGCGGCAGCACTCGATGCGACCGACGAGTTGATGTCGAAGATCCTGCCCTACGCCATCACCGAAATCGCCCAACACCGAGCCGCCGGCCGAGCGATCGTGATGGCGACCACCACCCCGCATCACCTTGTGGCGCCGCTCGCGGAGCGTCTCGGCGTCGACGTCGTGCTCGCCACCCGCTACGGAGACGAGGCCCGCGACGACGGCATGGTCGTGTTCGACGGCACCGTCGAGGGGACCTACGTGTGGGGCAAGGGTAAGGCTGAGGTTGTCCATGCCTGGGCGCATGAGGCCGGAATCGACCTCGCCGACTCCTATGCCTACAGCGACAGCTACTTCGACCTGCCGTTGTTGTCGATGGTCGGCCACCCCCATGCGGTCAACCCCGACGCCCGCCTCGCGGCGGTGGCGCTGTTGCGGCGCTGGCCGATACGGTCGCTGGCCACCCCACCCGGGGTGCCGAGTTTCGCCGGGTACGAACCCCAACAGCTCGCCTTGCAGCTGGCCCGACCGGAGTTGTTGCCGTTCGTGTCGTTTCGCACCTATGGCACCCGACGGATCCCCGAGGCGGGCCCGGCGATCATCGTCGGGAACCACCGCAGCTACTTCGACCCGTTGGCGATCGCCGTCGTGTTGTCGAAACGTGGGCGCCAGGTGCGGTTCCTCGGCAAGAAGGAGGTGTTCGACGCCCCCCTCGTCGGCGACGTCGCTCGGGCGATGGGTGGGATTCGAGTCGATCGGGGCACCGGCTCGGATGCACCGCTGCGCGCCGCCGAGGAGGCGCTCGAGGCCGGCGATCTCGTGGCCCTGATGCCACAGGGAACCATTCCGCGGGGCCGAGCGTTCTTCGACCCGGTCCTCAAAGGGCGATACGGGGCCGCTCGACTCGCCCAGGCGACGGGGGTTCCGGTCATCCCCGTCGGGCTGTGGGGCACAGAACAGGTGTGGCCGCGGTCGTCGAAGCTGCCCAACGTCACCAACGTTCTGCATCCGCCGACCGTGTCGATCCGCGTTGGCCCGCCGGTGGAACTGGCCCACAAGTCGCTCGAAGACGACACCGAACGCATCATGGCTGCGATCATGCGGCAGTTGCCGGCGGCGGCCCGAGAATGGCGCGAGCCGACCCCGGAGGAGATTCGGCGAGCTTCGAAATCGGGTTCCCTCGACGACGATCTTGAGCACGAGAGCGACCGTCGACCCGGCGAAGACTGA